From Kwoniella shandongensis chromosome 2, complete sequence, the proteins below share one genomic window:
- a CDS encoding 60S ribosomal protein eL15, with translation MGAYKYLTELYTKKQSDVLQFVSRVRCWEYRQLAVIHRASRPSRPDKARRLGYKAKQGYLIYRVRVRRGNRKRPAPKGATYGKPVRQGINHLKFQRGLRATAEERVGKRCGNLRVLNSYWVNQDGVYKYYEVILVDPSHKAIRRDARINWIANPVHKHREARGLTAEGKKNRGLGKGSRHNHQPGRSTWRKHNTLSLRRYR, from the exons ATGGGTGCCTACAAGTATCTTACCGAGCTCTACACCAAGAAGCAATCGGACGTTCTCCAGTTCGTCTCTCGAGTCCGATGCTGGGAGTACCGACAGCTCGCCGTCATCCAccgagcttctcgaccttctcgacccGACAAGGCTAGACGATTGGGATACAAGGCCAAGCAGGGTTACTTGATCTACAGAGTCAGAGTCAGGAGGGGAAACAGGAAGAGGCCCGCCCCCAAGGGTGCAACCTACGGTAAACCCGTCAGGCAGGGTATCAACCACCTCAAGTTCCAGAGGGGTTTGAGAGCTACCGCCGAGGAGCGAGTCGGCAAGAGGTGTGGAAACTTGagagt CCTCAACTCTTACTGGGTCAACCAGGACGGTGTCTACAAGTACTACGaggtcatcctcgtcga CCCCTCTCACAAGGCTATCCGACGAGATGCCCGAATCAACTGGATCGCCAACCCCGTCCACAAGCACCGAGAGGCTCGTGGTCTCACCGCCGAGGGCAAGAAGAACCGAGGTCTCGGCAAGGGCTCCAGGCACAACCACCAGCCCGGACGATCTACCTGGAGGAAGCACAACAC TCTCTCTCTCCGACGATACCGATAA
- a CDS encoding TATA-box-binding protein: protein MSGLALPTAAAAAGSSSKAGPSNSNTNGREEDTLDGEGEVLKRPAAKVVASVPEITAVQGLVPTLQNIVATVNLECRLDLKTIALHARNAEYNPKRFAAVVMRIRDPKTTALIFASGKMVVTGAKSEDDSRLASRKYARIIQKLGFDAKFAEFKIQNIVGSCDVKFPIRLEGLAFSHGAFSSYEPELFPGLIYRMMKPKVVLLIFVSGKIVLTGAKVREEIYMAFNQIYSVLVEFRKEA, encoded by the exons ATGTCAGGTCTCGCCCTCCctaccgccgccgccgccgccggATCATCAAGTAAAGCCGGTCCTTCCAACTCCAATACCAACGGcagggaagaagacacgTTAGATGGTGAAGgggaggtgttgaagagacCTGCAGCAAAAGTGGTAGCGAGCGTTCCGGAGATTACAGCAGTACAGGGGTTGGTCCCGACATTACA AAATATCGTCGCGACTGTCAACTTGGAATGTCGTCTGGACTTGAAGACAATCGCGCTTCATGCGCGAAACGCAGAGTACAATCCGAAA CGTTTCGCCGCCGTCGTCATGCGTATTCGAGATCCCAAAACGACAGcactcatcttcgcttcGGGAAAAATGGTCGTGACCGGTGCCAAATCCGAAGACGACTCACGACTCGCTTCTCGTAAATACGCACGTATCATCCAGAAACTAGGGTTTGACGCCAAGTTTGCAGAATTCAAGATTCAGAATATTGTGGGGAGTTGTGATGTTAAATTCCCGATTAGGTTGGAAGGTCTGGCGTTTAGTCATGGTGCTTTCAGTAGTTATGAGccggag CTGTTCCCTGGTCTCATCTACCGCATGATGAAGCCGAAAGTCGTCCTGCTCATCTTCGTGTCGGGCAAGATTGTTCTGACAGGAGCGAaagtgagagaagagatctATATGGCTTTCAATCAGATCTACTCGGTGTTGGTCG AATTCCGCAAGGAAGCATAG